A genomic region of Candidozyma auris chromosome 5, complete sequence contains the following coding sequences:
- a CDS encoding beta-fructofuranosidase SUC2: protein MALTEDPRPLIHFTPQNGWMNDPNGPWFDEKEQLWHLYFQYTPNDTTGSSDLHWGHATSTDLSTWVDHGVAIAPEEKGQGIFSGSVVVDHNNTSGFFDDDIDPRQRVVALYTLNSKDAQTQEVAYSIDGGYSFTKYEANPVLDVNSKQFRDPKVFWHEPSNHWVMVLAKSQEYKIQIFGSTDLKNWVLHSNFSAGLYGFQYECPGLFELPIEGEDKKKWVMLLAINPGMPLGGSANQYFIGDFDGYRFIPDDSQTRIHDHGKDFYAFQSFSDAPLEDGVLGVAWASNWQYAKHVPTKEWRGSTGIVRNHTLARMPANPESDLLTLVQKPVIGSSVKAERLVEEKNLTLSSSDPISAKANKTGVFDIELTFTVSAEKKVSKVINISILSNSHNGTKEEITLGYDANVEAFYVDRGIDNKFNKNPFFTDKISAFVEPLKTDKDSNKTFNLRAIVDKNLLEVFLNDGSSTITNTFFMSEGSLPESVVLSASTDDTYVVDFAVDELSLRH from the coding sequence ATGGCCTTGACGGAAGACCCCCGGCCGCTCATTCATTTTACCCCACAAAATGGCTGGATGAACGATCCAAACGGACCTTGGTTCGACGAAAAAGAACAGTTGTGGCATCTATACTTCCAGTACACCCCTAACGATACTACAGGTCTGCTGGACCTCCATTGGGGTCATGCTACGTCCACGGACTTGAGTACTTGGGTGGATCATGGGGTAGCTATTGCgcctgaagaaaaaggacAGGGAATCTTCTCTGGTTCTGTTGTGGTGGACCACAACAATACTTCAGGattctttgatgatgacattGATCCTCGTCAGAGGGTGGTTGCCTTGTACACATTGAACTCCAAGGACGCTCAGACACAGGAAGTAGCCTATTCTATTGATGGTGGCTACAGCTTCACCAAGTACGAGGCCAACCCCGTTCTTGATGTCAATTCTAAGCAATTTCGTGATCCTAAGGTCTTTTGGCATGAACCCTCAAATCATTGGGTCATGGTGTTGGCTAAATCTCAGGAGTATAAAATCCAGATTTTTGGGTCCacagacttgaagaactggGTGTTACACCTGAACTTTTCTGCTGGTCTTTATGGTTTTCAGTACGAGTGTCCAGGGCTTTTTGAACTCCCAATTGAGGGGgaggacaagaagaagtgggtGATGCTTTTGGCAATAAACCCAGGCATGCCTCTAGGTGGCTCTGCGAATCAATACTTTATTGGCGATTTTGACGGCTACAGATTTATTCCTGATGACAGTCAGACCCGTATTCATGATCATGGGAAGGATTTTTATGCTTTCCAGAGCTTCAGCGATGCACCTTTGGAAGATGGTGTTTTGGGGGTTGCTTGGGCTTCTAACTGGCAATATGCGAAGCACGTTCCCACGAAAGAGTGGAGGGGGTCCACGGGAATTGTGAGAAACCATACATTAGCACGAATGCCAGCCAATCCGGAAAGCGACTTGTTGACTTTGGTCCAAAAACCTGTGATAGGTAGCTCAGTCAAGGCAGAGCGATtagttgaagaaaagaaccTAACCTTGAGTCTGTCTGACCCCATCTCAGCTAAAGCTAACAAAACAGGCGTTTTTGACATAGAATTGACTTTCACTGTGTCGgctgagaagaaagtcAGCAAGGTGATTAACATCAGTATCTTATCAAACAGTCATAATGGtaccaaagaagagatcaCACTAGGCTACGATGCCAATGTGGAGGCATTTTATGTCGATCGAGGCATTGACaacaaattcaacaaaaatcCGTTCTTTACAGATAAAATTTCGGCTTTCGTGGAACCCCTCAAAACAGACAAGGACTCAAACAAGACGTTCAATTTGAGGGCAATTGTGGACAAAAATCTTTTGGAGGTCTTTTTAAATGATGGCTCAAGCACGATAACGAACACATTTTTTATGAGTGAAGGCTCGTTACCAGAATCAGTAGTGCTTAGTGCATCCACGGATGATACATACGTGGTTGATTTCGCTGTGGATGAACTTTCCTTGAGACACTAA